The sequence below is a genomic window from Sneathiella sp. P13V-1.
TGTAGACGCTGGTGAAGCCGCGTTTGTCGCGGGTTCCACTGGTGGGACTTATGGTAATCTTGTCATTGATGCGGCCGGTAACTGGACCTATACCGCGGCGACAACGGCCGCAGTACAGGCATTGGCGGCGGGTGAGATTGCAACAGAAACCTTTACGGTTGAAAGTCTGGATGGCACCGCCCACACCCTTACCATGACCATGGAAGGCACTAATGATACGGCTGTTATCTCTGGCGTCGCGGTGGGATCAGTTGCTGAAGATGGTCCACTGACAACATCCGGTAAACTGAATGTCAGTGATGTGGATACTGGTGAAGGTGCGTTTGAAGCCGCAGCTTTGAGCGGGACATATGGCACCCTTGTTATCGATGCCGAAGGTAACTGGAGCTATAGCGCAACAGAAACCGAAGCGTTGCAGGCGTTGTCCGCTTCTGATTCTGTAGCAGAAGCCATTACAGTTCGTTCACTTGATGGGACTGAGCAGGTCATTACGATCACTGTCTCTGGTAGTGATAGCGAAGCAGTTATTACCGGTGTGGATACTGGTTTGGTTGTGGATGATGGCACGCCAACGGTTTCCGGTAAGCTGGATGTGACGGATGAAGATGCAGGACAAAGTGCGTTTGTCGCCGACACAATTGACGGTGATCTTGGCACCCTTGTGATTGATGCCGCGGGTAACTGGATCTATCAGGCAAATGAAAGTACAGCTTTGTCCGCTTTGGGTGCCGGCGAAACACTCACCGATACTGTGCAGGTACTAACTGTCGGCGGAACAAGCCACACGATTACCATTACGTTGGAAGGCACCGATGATGTTCCGGTTATCACGGGCATTGCGACCGGAAATATCGGAGAAGACGGCCCCCTTACGGCTGCTGGTAAGCTGGATATTGTAGATCTGGATGCGGGTGAAAGTGCCTTTGTTGCAGGCACTGTGAACGGTACATTTGGCGTGTTGACTATTGATGCGGCGGGTAACTGGACCTATGACGCTTCTGGTAATGCAGCCCTTGAAGCCTTGGGTGCTGGCGATGTGGTGACGGATGATGTGCAGGTAAGATCCGTTGACGGAACCATTAAAACCATCACTATTACAGTGACAGGAAGCGACAGCGAAGCTGTGATCAGTGGAGTTGATACGGGCACTATTACAGAAGATGCCGTTGTGAGCGCATCCGGCAAACTTGATGTTACCGACAAGGATAGCGGCGAAAGCAGCTTTGTTGCAGGCACAGTCACAGGTGTTTACGGTGCACTTGCCATTGATGCATTGGGCAATTGGACTTATGAAGCTAATAATGCCTCTTTGCAGTCACTGGGTGCGGGCGATGTTGCTGTTGAAAATCTAACAGTTCAAACCGCAGATGGCAGCACACATGTGATTGCCATCAGTCTGGAAGGCGCAAATGATGCCGCCGTTATTACAGGCAGCAGCACTGGTCTGGTTGAGGAAGATGGCAACCTCACTGCAAATGGTAAGCTGGATATTACAGACGCGGACCAAGGTGAAGCGGCCTTTGAAGCGGGGACAGTGGTTGGCGCTTACGGCTCCGTTGAAATCGATGCAGTAGGTAACTGGACCTACACAGCCAACAATGGCGCTAATATGCAGGCGCTTAATACCGGCGATGTTGCAACAGATACGCTAACCGTTCACGCTCTCGACGGTACGGCGCATCAGATTAATATTGCTGTGACTGGTCAGGATGAACCGGTGGATCCCGGAACAGGTGACGTAATTATCGTTTCCACTTCTGAGGAGCTTTTGGCTGCACTTAAAAACGCTGAGGGCGGAGAAGAGATCCAGTTGATGCCTGGTGAATATGGGCGGGTTGACATAATGAACCTGGCACCAGCTCAGCAGGTTACTATCTCAGCTTTTGATGATGCAAATCCACCAACATTTACACAGTTTGTAATCAGTAATTCACATAATTTGACCATAGATAACGTGGAAGTCAGACCGCTAGATGTTCCCCCAGTTTATATGGACAAATATCTGATGCTAATTGATGGCGGAAGTAACATTGAGATAACAAATTCCCTTATTCAAGGGGATCCATCAATTGACTACGCTCATTTCGCAGGTGTTTTCTATCAAAATACGACGGATGTGGAGTTTTCTGGAAATGAGCTGAGATATCTTGAGCGTGGTGCCATTTTTAATGGGGTAACCAGAGCCGACATAACAGAAAATAATGTACATTCAAATACAATGGACGGATTTAACTTTGTACAGGTTAAAGATCTTCTCATTGAAAAGAATCTGTTCCATGAATTTTATCCGGCAGAAGGAGTTCATCCGGATTACATCCAATTCTGGACTACAGGATCGACCGAATCCTCTGAGAACGTGATTATTCGTGATAATCAAATGTATCAATCTGAAGGTGGATTTACTGAAAGTATATTCATGCGAGATCAGCTTGGAAATATGCCTTACAAGAATTTCCTTATTGAGAATAATTTGATTTATCAAGAGCATTATCATGGAATCACTGTAATGAATGTTGAAGGCTTTGATATCCTTAACAATACAGTGATATCCCAGACAGATACTTCTCAACTAGTTGCCATTCGTGTTCTCGAAGGAAACGATGTCACTATTGAAGGAAATATAACAAGCAAGCTGGTAACAGAAGGAATCACAGAATTAACTGTTGATAATAATATTATTGCCACGAAAGACGGCCTCTATGGATCGGAAAAATATGAAGATATTTTTGTAGGATCTCTCGAAAAAGCCTCTATGGATCCGTCTCTTTTTGATACATTTGGAAGTATCGCTTCCGGTGCAGATGTTGATATTTTCGTTAATTCAGACCTTGAGCATATCGGCTCTGGACTAAGTGATGTTGTATTCGGTGAAGATACAAATGACACAATTTTTGGTTTTAGAGGGGACGATACGCTCTACGGTGAAGCTGGAGATGATCTACTAGTTGGCGGTGCAGGGCGTGATATCCTGTTTGGCGGTGAAGGCGCTGATACGTTCCTTTTTGAGAAAATAGATGATGGTGGAATTTCTTCAGATACCATTGCCGATTTTAATGCCAGTATGGATAAGGTTAGTTTTGAAGGACTTGCCGATATCCCACTTGAATATGTCGGGAGCAGTGAGTTCAACGCTGTTGATTTTTCTACTAAAACTGCAGAAGAGTGGTTCGATATCGCCTCAAATCAATATCCGAGTGGTGGCACAGAGGTAGAAGTCCCTGACCTAACCTCAAATGGTAGTGAGTTTACGATTAGTGCAACCTATTTTGTCAATGAACTCAAGACGACTTCCCAGACTATTCTGTGGAAGGAAGGCCATTTTGGTATCGTTACAAAGAACGAGTATCTCTTCATTGCCCTTCGAAACCAATCTGGCGGAATGGATTACATAACTGTCAATGGGGTGATGTCTCCTGGAGAGTGGCATGATACTCAAATTGTAGTCAACGGAGATCAGCTAGAGATTGTTTTTGATGGAACATCTGTCTTCGCAGGAGATGCCACAAAGTACGATTTGTTTGCTGATGTTGATCAGCCAGTTTTTGCAGGTGCTAAACAATATGGAAGCGAACTGGATGGTCAGGTTGCAGATGTTTCATTCGTAGATCGTGCGTTGGATCTTTCGGAGCAAGCAACTCTGCTAGAAAGAACGACCGATATTGATGATCAGGATCTATGGGAGCACATGAATTTCTCAGAAGGATCTGGCGAAATTAGATTTGATGACCAAACAAATATGCTACAAGTTGATCTGGATGGTGATACGAAAATTGATTTCGAGGTTGAAATGCTTGGGGTTCAATCATCAGACTTGAATTCAGAATCGTTCATTTTCTAATTTGTTTAGTTGCATCAACTGGGCTGAGGAAAAATGCCTAAGAAAAACAGACCACGTTCCTTTAAGTTGAGTTTGAACCGATTGTCTTATCTTAGAAAGCTACTGGTTGGGGCAAAGAGGGCGTATCTAACAAAACTATGGAAGATGGATATACATCCGACGTGCGAGCTTTCATTAAGTGCGAAATTTGACACAACATATCCCGCAGGGGTGCATATAGGCGAGTATTCTTATATTGCTTTCGAGGCTAGAATATTGTGCCATGATTTGACCCGAGGGCTTTATGCACATACGAGAATAGGTAAAAACTGCTTTATTGGTGGCAGAAGCATGATAATGCCAAATGTGACAATTGGTGATGGATGTATTGTAGGTTCTGGCGCAATAGTGACAAAATCAGTGCCAGATAACTGCATAATTGCAGGAAATCCCGCCAAAATAATTTCAAGAAACATTAAAACTGGTAGATATGGCAAATTGGATACAGCCGACGAAACAACACATCGACTGATAGCAGAAGGTGAGATCGTCTGATCAAATTTGCTTTCTAAACTTGTTTAATAGATAAAAATATATTCCTCCGAGTGATTGTGTGTTTTTAGTAAATTTAAACAAAAATCGCTTTAGAGAATTGGTTACACCTTCTATTTCTGATCTGTCTAGTTTGCATATTTCTTCAACCAACTTAGTGATATCGATTTCGCTGCTCCTGTTCGGGGTGGGAGATCGTAACTTTGTAATCAGTTGATGAAAATCGTTTAAAGCCCTTTGCTTTGCTTTATCGCTTAGCTCGTGCATATTCTGTTTAATGCAATTGTCGAAATGGTTGCTGATTTCGCTTATGTTATATGCTGTGATATTCGGGATTCTCAGGGCTTCCATGACACTATTGTGTTTTCCCTTTGCTCCTTTTCCTAGAAGAGCAAACGGCTTTGCGAATGACAGTGCGACAACCCCTCCGTGAAGGCTCGAGCCAACATATCCCGCGCATCCTTCAAATAATGAGGTGGTTTGGAGAACATCGAGTTTTTTTTCAACAATGAATGCGTTTATTCCTTTCTGCTTTAGTATCTTCTTTGCTGATTTCAGAACGATGAGGTCGTGTAGGAAGAGGCAAATGGGAAGTAGTAGTATTTCGGCATCTAATTTACGTGCAATTTTCCCAATCTCGTCGCACCATTCACTAAGATCGTTTTGCAGGTATGGAAGAGAAATCTGGGCTAACAGATATTTTTTACCCTTTAGTTCCAAAGGTAAACAATTGTCAGCTGTTTTCTGCCAATATTCAGCGGACCATAGATCTGAACTTAATAGAACAGGGTCGGCGGCAAGATCAGAATGGCAGTTTGCTTTTTCCAGTTTAATTCTTGAGTGAATGTCACGAACTGAAATGTAAGAGCATCGGCTTAACATATGTCCAATGTTTGATTGGATCTTTTCCGGCATCGCTTGTGCTCCGACGCAATGAAAAGAAATGTGAGGGCGGCTTTTTTCGGAAAGAGAAATTAGCGGAGCTAACCAGAGTCTAAGACTATGACTGAATGTTTCTTTAGGGAGTATGTAAGTGCCCAGACCGTGACCTATAGAAAGCGTTTCCCCTCCCGCAAGAATGTACGCATCTAAATCATGGAAAGCTGAAGCTGCTTTTTCCCGCGTATCGGGTAAAGAGGTGATACTATCCAGTTTTACAATTTCCGCTAACTCTCCGGTTGGGGAGTAATACTTAATTACTGTATTGGGGTGGAATCTGGACAGTAATTCTCTGTAAATTACAGGAAACAAGCAATCGCCATAGTTGTTTACGTCAAACGTTCCGGCTATACCTACTGTAAAACTAGATTCTATCAATTTGCTTTTCATTTTTTAGTTCCAAGCCTTGGTAGGTGTTTTATTGTTGTTGCGTAAATTGCCAATGAAAAACAGAGCAATATTACTACTGACAATAGTCTGTACCCAAATTCATCAATCATGTTGAAAGCAAAATAGGTAAGCAGAGAAAACACTATGTAGATTAATGGGTTGAAGGTCTGCTGAAAGAAAGAGGTGCTTCGATTTGCAAGTCGGTGGAAAACAATTTTTCCGTAAAGTATCGATAAAACTTCTCCGGCGCAGGAGGATACAATAATTGTTTCCAGTTTGCCGGTTATCATAACCGCTGGTAAGCCTATTACTAAACCGCTGAGCCGTACTACTGCCATGTAGAGGGTGAGTTTTGACAAGCCTAAACCTAGAAATATAGTGTTATAGTTTGCTCGAATAACGCGTAAAGATTGATAGATGCAGATCGAAAATATGAGTGTGTTGCTAACAGTAAAATCGTTCCCATAAAAAAGAACAGTTATATCGGTTAAGAGTAAAACGGAACCGATGAGCAGAGAAACAGATATTAGATAGTGAAAGTTGGTGGTTAGGGGAAGTGTATTATTCGTGTCTGCTTCTTGTGACATTGAGTTGGAGGTGACAGACAAGAATAAGGGCTGCACTACACTGATAAGGATTGAGCAACCCAGAAAAACAATTCCAAAAGGTGCGCTAAACCTGCCAAACTCTTCTAAAGAAAAAAAGCTACTTATAAGCAGTTTGTCTCCGTTAACAATGAGGCAAAAAAGCATACCATTTAGTATCAAAGGCCAACCAAAATTCCATATCTCGGTCAAAGTAGATTTTTGGGGAACCACAGAATATCGTTGATTTGATACAATGTGCGAAGTGATGGCGAAAACAAAAGCTTGGCTAATGGAGGCAACAATAACGGACTTATAGTCAGCAGAATACACAAAAGAGAGATATAGTACTGGGATAGCTATCAATTGAGATGCAAGTCCACAAATCACCACCGGAACAAACTTCATTTGCTTTTGTTGGAAGAAGATTTGATGGTGGACGAGACTTCTCGCTATTGGAATGCAAGCGAGCAAATACAGACCCGTCGAATATTCT
It includes:
- a CDS encoding VCBS domain-containing protein, whose translation is MSVTLSQTEQDFLNQASQDFGNGVVNLGRSANLFGMNSFTLSVTLNLNSLSGGNQRVLWNHTQYGIVVNNDDLQVALRGADGNLNYYTVPNAFDATGWHDIQVVYDDTSDALKLYVDGEEVYSTITSDVDISEPSYWDVTAGGTLWGDMLDGEVADVSILDTAEEIDPSQSLVERMMTLDETDTASKIEVAAPDTTPTTEPKTQEELLAEAAVEFGDGTVSLGNDPSLFNLDDLTISATFSLDTLSGGKQMLVHSQGQYAVYVYRDDLFVRFRDENGKQIRTRIRDAFEETGWHDVQVTVDKAANALNIFLDGDLLLTKSANWIELGVGTNYGVTAGGNQWGNELQGDIADVSIHSEALDVDSSLSLYDRMYALDDGNLAPKYEVPSENTAAVIGGEDTVFMAEDDLAVSGKLSIEDADAGEALFAAGTYAAAHGQLVLDADGNWTFVPDSASLQSLGEGDTATDTVTITSVDGTEHTITVTFEGSNDVPVITGVASGSVAEEGPLSTSGKLDIADVDAGESAFVAAAVDGVYGTLVIDADGNWSYNASGNAELAALGAGENAIDAITVKTVDGTSQLIAINVTGSDSQAVISGVDTGVIEEDGARHASGKLDVVDADAGESSFVASSVEGNYGVLSIDAAGNWSYSIVNQAAVEAMSEGDVAVETLTVETLGGASHQISIELRGSNDAAEITGSSSAQLVEDGDLSASGKLDIADVDAGEAAFVAGSTGGTYGNLVIDAAGNWTYTAATTAAVQALAAGEIATETFTVESLDGTAHTLTMTMEGTNDTAVISGVAVGSVAEDGPLTTSGKLNVSDVDTGEGAFEAAALSGTYGTLVIDAEGNWSYSATETEALQALSASDSVAEAITVRSLDGTEQVITITVSGSDSEAVITGVDTGLVVDDGTPTVSGKLDVTDEDAGQSAFVADTIDGDLGTLVIDAAGNWIYQANESTALSALGAGETLTDTVQVLTVGGTSHTITITLEGTDDVPVITGIATGNIGEDGPLTAAGKLDIVDLDAGESAFVAGTVNGTFGVLTIDAAGNWTYDASGNAALEALGAGDVVTDDVQVRSVDGTIKTITITVTGSDSEAVISGVDTGTITEDAVVSASGKLDVTDKDSGESSFVAGTVTGVYGALAIDALGNWTYEANNASLQSLGAGDVAVENLTVQTADGSTHVIAISLEGANDAAVITGSSTGLVEEDGNLTANGKLDITDADQGEAAFEAGTVVGAYGSVEIDAVGNWTYTANNGANMQALNTGDVATDTLTVHALDGTAHQINIAVTGQDEPVDPGTGDVIIVSTSEELLAALKNAEGGEEIQLMPGEYGRVDIMNLAPAQQVTISAFDDANPPTFTQFVISNSHNLTIDNVEVRPLDVPPVYMDKYLMLIDGGSNIEITNSLIQGDPSIDYAHFAGVFYQNTTDVEFSGNELRYLERGAIFNGVTRADITENNVHSNTMDGFNFVQVKDLLIEKNLFHEFYPAEGVHPDYIQFWTTGSTESSENVIIRDNQMYQSEGGFTESIFMRDQLGNMPYKNFLIENNLIYQEHYHGITVMNVEGFDILNNTVISQTDTSQLVAIRVLEGNDVTIEGNITSKLVTEGITELTVDNNIIATKDGLYGSEKYEDIFVGSLEKASMDPSLFDTFGSIASGADVDIFVNSDLEHIGSGLSDVVFGEDTNDTIFGFRGDDTLYGEAGDDLLVGGAGRDILFGGEGADTFLFEKIDDGGISSDTIADFNASMDKVSFEGLADIPLEYVGSSEFNAVDFSTKTAEEWFDIASNQYPSGGTEVEVPDLTSNGSEFTISATYFVNELKTTSQTILWKEGHFGIVTKNEYLFIALRNQSGGMDYITVNGVMSPGEWHDTQIVVNGDQLEIVFDGTSVFAGDATKYDLFADVDQPVFAGAKQYGSELDGQVADVSFVDRALDLSEQATLLERTTDIDDQDLWEHMNFSEGSGEIRFDDQTNMLQVDLDGDTKIDFEVEMLGVQSSDLNSESFIF
- a CDS encoding oligosaccharide flippase family protein produces the protein MSLFLKGGFTLAFGNTLSSMFGFFRNVLTARLLGVEDYGAASIFALIIAIIELASDIGLDRYIIQKKGVFESKFLSTVHSVSLAKGVASAVLIIVTVPLWAHLMNMIEYSTGLYLLACIPIARSLVHHQIFFQQKQMKFVPVVICGLASQLIAIPVLYLSFVYSADYKSVIVASISQAFVFAITSHIVSNQRYSVVPQKSTLTEIWNFGWPLILNGMLFCLIVNGDKLLISSFFSLEEFGRFSAPFGIVFLGCSILISVVQPLFLSVTSNSMSQEADTNNTLPLTTNFHYLISVSLLIGSVLLLTDITVLFYGNDFTVSNTLIFSICIYQSLRVIRANYNTIFLGLGLSKLTLYMAVVRLSGLVIGLPAVMITGKLETIIVSSCAGEVLSILYGKIVFHRLANRSTSFFQQTFNPLIYIVFSLLTYFAFNMIDEFGYRLLSVVILLCFSLAIYATTIKHLPRLGTKK
- a CDS encoding acyltransferase; protein product: MPKKNRPRSFKLSLNRLSYLRKLLVGAKRAYLTKLWKMDIHPTCELSLSAKFDTTYPAGVHIGEYSYIAFEARILCHDLTRGLYAHTRIGKNCFIGGRSMIMPNVTIGDGCIVGSGAIVTKSVPDNCIIAGNPAKIISRNIKTGRYGKLDTADETTHRLIAEGEIV
- a CDS encoding polysaccharide pyruvyl transferase family protein — its product is MKSKLIESSFTVGIAGTFDVNNYGDCLFPVIYRELLSRFHPNTVIKYYSPTGELAEIVKLDSITSLPDTREKAASAFHDLDAYILAGGETLSIGHGLGTYILPKETFSHSLRLWLAPLISLSEKSRPHISFHCVGAQAMPEKIQSNIGHMLSRCSYISVRDIHSRIKLEKANCHSDLAADPVLLSSDLWSAEYWQKTADNCLPLELKGKKYLLAQISLPYLQNDLSEWCDEIGKIARKLDAEILLLPICLFLHDLIVLKSAKKILKQKGINAFIVEKKLDVLQTTSLFEGCAGYVGSSLHGGVVALSFAKPFALLGKGAKGKHNSVMEALRIPNITAYNISEISNHFDNCIKQNMHELSDKAKQRALNDFHQLITKLRSPTPNRSSEIDITKLVEEICKLDRSEIEGVTNSLKRFLFKFTKNTQSLGGIYFYLLNKFRKQI